The genomic stretch AGCACGCCGCGCGCCGCGAGGGTGGGGACGTCGGCGGGCGTCGTGGCGTAGAAGGCGTCCTCGGTGCGGATCAGGCCGACGCGCGCCCCGCCGTGCGCGGCGGCGGCGTCGCGCAGCGCGACCGTCAGGTCGAGGTCGGCGACGCTCGGGGAGGTCGCGCCCCCGAGGTACTGCCGGGTCGTGCCGTCGCCCGCCTCCGCGGCGTGCGCCACGATCCGGTCGCCGGGCGTGACGTCGGGCGCGACGACGCCCGCCGTCCCCACCCGGACCAGCGTCCGCGCCCCGAGCTGCACGAGTTCCTCCGCGACGATCGCGAGGCTGGGGCAGCCCATCCCGGTCGTCTGGACGCTGACGGGCACCCCGCGGTAGGTGCCGGTGTAGCCCAGCAGGCCCCGGTACTCGGTCGTGAGGCGGGGCGCGTCGAGGAAGGTCTCCGCGATGTGGCGGGCGCGGCCCGGGTCGCCGGGCAGCAGCACGGACGGCGCGAGGTCGGCCGGGTCGGTGTGCACGTGGAGCGGCATGCACGAAGCGTAGC from Trueperaceae bacterium encodes the following:
- a CDS encoding purine-nucleoside phosphorylase, with the translated sequence MPLHVHTDPADLAPSVLLPGDPGRARHIAETFLDAPRLTTEYRGLLGYTGTYRGVPVSVQTTGMGCPSLAIVAEELVQLGARTLVRVGTAGVVAPDVTPGDRIVAHAAEAGDGTTRQYLGGATSPSVADLDLTVALRDAAAAHGGARVGLIRTEDAFYATTPADVPTLAARGVLAIEMEAAALFLIGRLRGVRTGCMVVASNRIGDDAFVDPAVLQAGVDAMTRTTLDALAAHPGGDAG